A window from Ignavibacteriota bacterium encodes these proteins:
- a CDS encoding helix-turn-helix transcriptional regulator, whose translation MIIFSLDLILNSFAVTGEIRKTPILIGLMQTFPYLYGPALYLYVFFITRGIKKFSIKYLIHFIPFLLVQIYAIFFFYFEPTSYQLNLVYVENKLPWHVLFISYLTPIYGAYYLVCAVYEVYKFNKKLKENFSSIDKNNLSWISFLITGAVILWITAISLTTIQLIFDKEFKPELGSYLAISIFIYVIAYKSLQQPELKNENIQNEFTKSENVDPYRKSGLKEEEANKYLKQLLIIMDEQKPFKNEKLSLLDLASLVGISTHNLSEIINTKLEQNFYDFVNSYRVEEVKKLISNDKEGKYNLLAHGFEAGFSSKSAYYSAFKKFTSITPSQFRNKNI comes from the coding sequence ATGATAATCTTTTCATTGGATTTAATTTTAAACTCTTTTGCAGTAACCGGAGAAATCAGAAAAACCCCAATTCTGATTGGGTTAATGCAGACATTTCCATATTTATATGGACCCGCTCTGTATTTGTATGTTTTTTTTATTACACGTGGAATTAAAAAATTCAGTATAAAATATTTAATTCATTTTATTCCTTTTTTATTGGTACAAATTTATGCAATATTCTTTTTCTATTTTGAACCAACATCATATCAGCTGAATTTAGTTTACGTAGAAAATAAATTGCCTTGGCACGTTTTATTTATTTCATATTTAACCCCAATATATGGAGCATATTATCTGGTTTGCGCAGTTTATGAAGTTTATAAATTCAACAAAAAACTGAAAGAAAACTTTTCAAGCATTGATAAAAATAATTTATCGTGGATAAGTTTTTTAATAACCGGCGCGGTTATTTTGTGGATTACAGCAATAAGTTTAACTACAATTCAATTAATATTTGATAAAGAGTTTAAACCCGAGCTTGGAAGTTATTTAGCGATTTCAATATTTATTTATGTAATAGCATATAAAAGTCTGCAGCAGCCAGAATTGAAGAATGAGAACATCCAAAATGAATTTACAAAATCTGAAAATGTTGATCCATACAGAAAAAGCGGTTTGAAAGAAGAGGAAGCGAATAAATATTTAAAACAACTTTTAATAATTATGGATGAACAGAAACCATTTAAAAATGAAAAACTAAGTTTACTTGATTTGGCGAGTTTGGTTGGAATTTCCACACACAATCTTTCTGAAATTATAAATACAAAATTAGAACAGAATTTTTATGATTTCGTAAATAGTTACAGAGTTGAAGAAGTAAAAAAATTAATATCTAATGATAAAGAAGGAAAATATAATTTACTTGCTCATGGATTTGAAGCTGGTTTTTCATCTAAATCAGCATATTATTCTGCATTTAAAAAATTTACCAGCATAACACCATCTCAGTTCAGAAATAAAAATATTTAA
- a CDS encoding PHP domain-containing protein, producing the protein MKKIFLFLFTLFSVFINAHDTLDKQRKIIFPNIPGFKTLKCDFHQHTVFSDGHVWPSIRVNEAVKDNLDAIAVTEHLEYQPHKDDIPHPNRNRAYEIEKKAAKNDSLIIINGSEITRDMPPGHSNAIFLQDANKLIIDDPIEVFKEAKQQGAFVFWNHPNWTAQRKDGIATLTEMHKQLIKDGLLNGIEVVNDVNYSDEALKIALENNLTLIGTSDIHGLIDWQYNVPEGGHRPVTLVFAKERTENGIKEALENRRTVVFFNDILIGRSEHLLPLLESSITIENIEYDKDDIILKVTLKNNSNCNFTLQNKSDFTLHRHSDLVELKSLSTLELEIKTINKLSKAELKFEVINAVTAPAKHPEIKLEIIP; encoded by the coding sequence ATGAAAAAAATATTTTTATTTTTGTTTACATTATTTTCTGTCTTTATAAATGCTCACGATACATTAGACAAACAACGCAAAATTATTTTTCCAAATATTCCGGGATTTAAAACTTTAAAATGCGATTTTCACCAGCATACTGTTTTTTCAGATGGACATGTTTGGCCATCTATTAGGGTAAATGAAGCAGTTAAAGATAATCTTGATGCAATTGCCGTTACTGAACATTTGGAATATCAGCCGCATAAAGATGATATTCCGCATCCAAATAGAAACCGCGCTTACGAAATTGAAAAAAAAGCCGCAAAGAATGATAGCCTAATTATTATTAATGGATCCGAAATTACAAGAGATATGCCACCGGGACATTCCAATGCAATTTTTTTACAAGACGCTAATAAATTAATTATTGATGACCCTATTGAAGTATTCAAAGAAGCTAAACAACAAGGAGCATTTGTTTTTTGGAATCACCCGAATTGGACTGCACAAAGAAAAGACGGAATTGCTACATTAACCGAAATGCACAAACAATTAATTAAGGATGGATTGTTAAACGGAATTGAAGTTGTAAATGATGTAAATTATTCTGATGAAGCTTTAAAAATTGCCTTAGAAAATAACTTAACTTTAATTGGAACTTCTGATATTCATGGATTAATTGATTGGCAATATAATGTTCCGGAAGGCGGGCATCGACCGGTAACTTTAGTATTTGCAAAAGAAAGAACGGAAAACGGAATAAAAGAAGCTTTAGAAAATAGAAGAACAGTAGTTTTTTTCAATGATATTCTTATAGGAAGATCTGAACACTTGTTACCGCTGTTGGAATCATCAATTACAATTGAAAACATTGAATATGATAAAGATGATATTATTTTAAAAGTAACTCTCAAAAACAACTCAAATTGCAATTTTACTTTACAAAACAAATCAGATTTTACTTTACACAGACATAGCGATTTGGTTGAATTAAAATCTTTGTCAACCCTTGAATTAGAAATTAAAACAATTAATAAATTGTCAAAAGCAGAATTAAAATTTGAAGTGATAAATGCAGTAACTGCTCCGGCAAAACATCCCGAAATAAAACTTGAAATTATTCCCTAA
- a CDS encoding helix-turn-helix transcriptional regulator, which produces MLEYKNIITYIFVVGVAQAIFLFFILWKKKENSFANKFLAVTMLLFGSDLLGGILILSGYIKYLPWYMGLNNTLPYLYGPLIYLYVVFLIHKQEQFKTKNLIHFTPFIITQIYGILFFYFESYDYQMSMLDFSKQPPWHIVLVGTLIPFVGLLYMILTVIITLKYNRVIKNKFSNIEKIDLNWLLFLVYGTVIIWLIVFLSYLLDVIYGQGFQANLLIYISLSIFLYTLAIKSYKQPEIETINYETESYKKSGLSEDKADEYLKNLLEIMKVDKPHLDTKLSLNNLADKVGISPHNLSEIINTKLEQNFYDFINSYRVEEVKKLISNDKEGKYNLLAHGFEAGFLSKSAYYSAFKKFTGKTPAQFRNNL; this is translated from the coding sequence ATGTTAGAATACAAAAATATAATAACTTACATTTTTGTTGTTGGTGTAGCACAAGCTATATTCCTCTTTTTCATATTGTGGAAGAAAAAGGAGAATAGCTTTGCTAATAAATTTTTAGCAGTTACAATGTTGTTATTTGGTTCTGATCTTTTAGGAGGAATTCTAATTCTTAGCGGTTATATAAAATATTTACCTTGGTATATGGGATTAAACAATACATTACCTTATTTATATGGGCCATTAATTTACCTTTATGTTGTTTTCTTAATTCACAAGCAAGAGCAATTTAAAACTAAAAATCTTATTCATTTCACCCCATTTATAATTACTCAAATTTATGGAATATTATTTTTCTATTTTGAAAGTTATGATTACCAAATGAGTATGTTAGATTTCAGTAAACAACCACCGTGGCATATTGTTTTAGTTGGTACATTAATTCCATTCGTTGGATTGCTTTATATGATTTTAACAGTAATTATAACATTAAAATATAACAGAGTAATCAAAAACAAATTTTCCAACATTGAAAAAATTGATCTCAATTGGCTTTTATTTTTGGTTTATGGAACAGTTATAATTTGGCTTATTGTTTTTCTTTCATATTTGCTAGATGTAATTTATGGACAAGGATTTCAAGCAAATTTGTTGATTTATATATCCCTTTCAATTTTCTTATATACACTAGCAATAAAAAGTTATAAGCAACCAGAAATTGAAACGATAAATTATGAAACTGAATCATATAAAAAATCCGGATTATCTGAAGACAAAGCCGATGAATATTTGAAGAATTTATTAGAAATTATGAAAGTTGATAAACCACACTTAGATACAAAACTTAGTCTTAATAATCTTGCTGATAAAGTTGGAATTTCTCCACACAATCTTTCTGAAATTATAAATACAAAATTAGAACAGAATTTTTATGACTTTATAAATAGTTATAGAGTTGAAGAAGTAAAGAAATTAATCTCTAATGATAAAGAAGGAAAATATAATTTACTTGCACACGGATTTGAAGCCGGCTTTTTATCTAAATCAGCATATTATTCTGCATTTAAAAAATTTACTGGAAAAACACCGGCACAATTTAGAAATAATTTATAG
- a CDS encoding glycoside hydrolase family 9 protein produces the protein MKQIKIFILFNLTFVNLLFAQNAELKINDQEYYEIPSLNIMMFSDFYPEGHQGGLTIVQFGNRIAANGDIRLEPTPGQWSPVPKLGKRIVDKENGIISAELWYPDSSKDRKGFNPVIYPGFQFKYFVKTETVGNKIKLTIDLEKPLPKEWINKIGFNLEVFPGIYFGEHFIIDEKTGIFPQQPNGPMLIDSDGNLQIEKLAEGNNLIIAPGIKEKQLKIQSDKNNIELLDGRVLHNNGWFILRSAITTSDTKNVIEWLITPSIDADWRYKPVIQVSQVGYHPKQVKFAVVELDKLTEIFEKIQLIKIDETDEKIIKENLQPNIWGNFLRYKYIRFDFSEISDEGLYQIKYGNIISNRFEIKSDVFAKNVWQPTIEYFLPVQMCHMKIDEKYRTWHGLCHMDDARMAPTNHNHFDGYLQGNSTLTKYNSGENVPGLNIGGWHDAGDYDLRVESQSETVYKLALIYELFKNVIDETTIDQTKRIVEIHHPDGKPDILQQIEHGVLSIIGGYENLGRLYRGIICPTLDQYVLLGDGSTMTDNLKFAEDKKDPILNLQLPEDDRWVFTEINPFRELMVAQHLGAASRVLKEFNSELSKRCITIAEELFEANKDFKDEFKINTAAEIYLSTQNKKYAEFIFENVDVISNKLSSYSMVLGRFVKNSNNNEFNEKIKTAVKNSFDQIVEMQKENPYGVPYKPYIWGAGWGIQDFGVNLLLMHLGFPEIINSEYVFNAMNFVLGCHPGENTDSFISGVGANSLTVAYGVNRADWSYIPGGSASGTALIRPDLPELKVWPFFWQQTEYVMGGGATDFMMLAMAADYLFNN, from the coding sequence ATGAAACAAATAAAAATATTTATTCTCTTCAATCTAACATTTGTAAATCTATTATTTGCACAAAACGCAGAGTTAAAAATTAATGATCAAGAATATTATGAAATTCCGAGTTTGAACATTATGATGTTCAGTGATTTTTATCCCGAAGGACACCAAGGCGGATTAACAATTGTTCAGTTTGGAAATAGAATTGCAGCAAACGGTGATATAAGATTAGAACCTACGCCAGGGCAATGGTCGCCGGTTCCAAAATTAGGGAAGAGAATTGTTGATAAAGAAAATGGAATTATTTCGGCTGAGTTATGGTATCCAGATTCAAGCAAAGATAGAAAGGGATTTAATCCGGTTATTTATCCCGGTTTTCAATTTAAATATTTTGTAAAAACTGAAACTGTTGGAAATAAAATAAAATTAACAATCGATTTGGAAAAACCATTACCGAAAGAGTGGATAAATAAAATTGGGTTTAATTTAGAAGTCTTTCCGGGAATTTATTTTGGCGAACATTTTATTATTGATGAAAAAACGGGAATATTTCCGCAACAACCAAATGGACCAATGTTAATAGATTCCGATGGAAATTTGCAAATAGAAAAATTGGCAGAAGGAAATAATTTAATAATTGCTCCGGGAATAAAAGAGAAACAATTAAAAATTCAGAGTGATAAAAATAATATTGAATTGCTTGATGGAAGAGTTTTGCACAATAACGGATGGTTTATTTTAAGATCGGCAATTACAACAAGCGATACGAAAAACGTAATTGAATGGTTAATAACGCCAAGCATTGATGCAGATTGGAGATACAAACCGGTAATTCAAGTTTCGCAAGTTGGTTATCATCCAAAGCAAGTAAAATTTGCCGTAGTTGAATTGGATAAATTAACAGAAATTTTCGAAAAAATTCAGTTAATTAAAATTGATGAAACCGATGAAAAAATTATTAAGGAAAATTTACAGCCAAATATTTGGGGAAATTTTTTGAGATACAAATACATTCGTTTTGATTTTAGTGAGATTTCAGATGAAGGACTTTATCAAATTAAATACGGTAATATTATTTCAAATAGATTTGAAATAAAAAGCGATGTGTTTGCAAAAAATGTTTGGCAGCCCACTATTGAATATTTTTTACCAGTGCAAATGTGTCATATGAAAATTGACGAAAAATACAGAACATGGCACGGCTTATGTCATATGGATGATGCAAGAATGGCGCCAACAAATCACAATCATTTTGATGGATATCTCCAAGGTAATTCTACTTTAACAAAATATAATTCCGGTGAAAATGTTCCAGGATTAAACATTGGCGGATGGCACGATGCCGGAGATTATGATCTAAGAGTTGAGTCGCAATCGGAGACCGTTTACAAACTTGCTTTAATTTATGAACTTTTTAAAAACGTGATTGATGAAACCACAATTGATCAAACTAAAAGAATTGTTGAAATTCATCACCCCGATGGAAAGCCAGATATACTTCAGCAAATTGAGCATGGAGTTTTATCAATTATCGGCGGATATGAAAATTTGGGCAGATTATACAGAGGAATTATTTGTCCTACTCTTGATCAATATGTTTTGCTTGGCGATGGTTCAACAATGACAGATAATCTTAAATTTGCTGAGGACAAAAAAGATCCAATTTTAAATTTACAATTACCCGAAGATGATCGATGGGTATTTACCGAAATAAATCCATTTAGAGAATTGATGGTTGCACAACACCTTGGTGCAGCAAGCCGAGTTTTAAAGGAATTTAATTCTGAGCTGAGTAAAAGGTGTATTACAATTGCGGAAGAATTATTTGAGGCAAACAAAGATTTCAAAGATGAATTTAAAATTAATACGGCTGCGGAAATTTATTTATCGACACAAAATAAAAAATATGCTGAGTTTATTTTTGAGAACGTTGATGTGATAAGCAATAAACTAAGTTCATACAGTATGGTTTTGGGCCGTTTTGTAAAAAATTCAAATAATAATGAATTCAATGAAAAAATAAAAACTGCGGTTAAAAATAGTTTTGATCAAATTGTAGAAATGCAAAAGGAAAATCCATATGGAGTTCCGTATAAGCCCTATATTTGGGGTGCTGGTTGGGGAATTCAAGATTTCGGAGTTAACTTATTATTGATGCATTTGGGTTTTCCAGAAATTATAAATTCGGAATATGTTTTTAACGCAATGAATTTTGTATTGGGATGTCATCCGGGTGAAAACACGGATTCATTTATTTCAGGAGTTGGAGCTAATTCATTAACAGTTGCATACGGAGTAAACAGAGCCGATTGGTCATATATTCCCGGAGGGTCAGCAAGCGGTACGGCATTAATAAGACCAGATTTACCCGAACTAAAAGTTTGGCCATTTTTCTGGCAACAAACTGAATATGTAATGGGCGGCGGAGCTACAGATTTTATGATGCTTGCTATGGCAGCAGATTATTTGTTTAATAATTAA
- a CDS encoding SMP-30/gluconolactonase/LRE family protein: MNLKKFSSLLVFLFLPTITTFSQLEKITEGFQFTEGPVWKDGSILFSDIPANKIYKWNAKEGLSTFLDPSGNSNGLAICKDGNLILAQHGKRRIAKLLNDGKEISLSDNFYGNKLNSPNDLAIKSDGSIFFTDPPYGIKPEEEELGYYGIFRLSKNGKIKLLDNSLNRPNGVAFSPDEKLLYVTNSGSNEVYVWNVKDSTITNKRLFANMQPDGFGDGMKVDKNGRIFIAATKGIWIYESNGTLLESFEVPGQTTNCAFGDEDGKTLYITSGNAVYKYRSKLTTYEK, encoded by the coding sequence ATGAACTTAAAAAAATTTTCTTCGTTATTAGTTTTCTTATTTCTTCCAACAATTACAACTTTTTCGCAATTGGAAAAAATTACTGAAGGTTTCCAGTTTACGGAAGGTCCCGTTTGGAAAGATGGTTCAATTCTATTTAGTGATATTCCGGCTAATAAAATTTATAAATGGAATGCAAAAGAGGGACTTTCAACCTTTCTTGATCCTTCAGGAAACTCAAATGGATTAGCGATTTGCAAAGATGGAAATTTAATTTTAGCTCAACACGGAAAAAGAAGAATAGCAAAATTATTAAACGATGGAAAAGAAATTTCTCTCTCAGATAATTTTTACGGAAACAAATTAAATTCACCAAATGATCTTGCTATTAAATCTGATGGATCAATATTTTTTACTGATCCACCTTATGGAATAAAGCCCGAGGAAGAAGAATTGGGTTATTATGGAATATTTAGGCTTTCAAAAAACGGAAAAATAAAATTACTGGATAATTCGCTTAATCGCCCAAATGGCGTTGCGTTTTCGCCAGATGAAAAACTTTTATATGTTACAAACTCAGGAAGCAATGAAGTTTACGTTTGGAATGTAAAAGATTCAACAATTACAAATAAAAGACTTTTTGCAAATATGCAACCGGATGGATTTGGTGATGGAATGAAAGTTGACAAAAACGGAAGAATATTTATTGCAGCAACAAAAGGAATTTGGATTTACGAAAGTAACGGAACTTTGTTAGAATCTTTTGAAGTTCCGGGACAAACAACAAACTGCGCTTTTGGTGATGAAGACGGAAAAACTCTTTACATTACTTCGGGAAATGCGGTTTATAAATATCGTTCAAAATTAACAACTTACGAAAAGTAA
- a CDS encoding alcohol dehydrogenase catalytic domain-containing protein gives MKAVLLQDIRKFEIQEIPAPELVNEDDVLVRIKMVGVCGSDIHYYTTGRIGSQIVKFPFITGHEAAGIVEKVGSKITKLIPGQRIAIDPAVSCGKCDQCLSGRANTCRELVFMGAPHQKVGAMCSYVILKEHNCFPINDEMTFEQAVLSEPLAIGVYSVDQSNPKPSSNVAILGVGPIGMSVFHALRTIHVGNVFVTDRIDYRLDFAKQLNPKFVGNINRTNVVDEIKNIEPLEMDIVYECSGNPEAYKHAIKLLKPGGLFVIVGIPEVDEIPFPIHELRRKEITILNIRRQSKKTQKAIDLLSSGKINMDKLVTHHFKMEETNEAFELVSNYRDGVMKAMISI, from the coding sequence ATGAAAGCCGTTTTACTTCAAGATATTAGAAAATTTGAAATTCAAGAAATTCCCGCACCGGAATTGGTTAACGAGGACGATGTTTTAGTAAGAATTAAAATGGTCGGCGTTTGCGGAAGTGATATTCATTATTATACAACCGGAAGAATTGGATCACAAATTGTAAAATTTCCTTTTATCACCGGACACGAAGCTGCCGGAATTGTTGAAAAAGTTGGAAGTAAAATTACAAAATTAATACCGGGACAACGAATTGCTATAGATCCCGCCGTATCTTGCGGTAAATGTGATCAGTGTTTATCCGGAAGAGCGAATACGTGTAGAGAATTAGTTTTTATGGGTGCTCCACATCAGAAAGTTGGCGCAATGTGCAGTTACGTAATTTTAAAGGAACATAATTGTTTTCCGATAAATGATGAAATGACTTTTGAACAAGCTGTGCTTTCTGAACCTTTAGCAATTGGTGTTTATTCCGTTGATCAATCTAATCCTAAACCAAGTTCAAATGTTGCAATACTTGGTGTTGGACCAATTGGAATGTCTGTTTTTCATGCGCTTCGCACAATTCATGTTGGTAATGTTTTTGTTACAGATAGAATTGATTATCGCTTAGATTTTGCAAAACAATTAAATCCAAAATTTGTGGGAAATATAAATAGAACAAATGTGGTAGATGAAATAAAAAATATTGAGCCATTAGAAATGGATATTGTTTATGAATGCAGCGGCAATCCAGAAGCTTATAAACATGCAATTAAATTACTAAAACCCGGTGGTCTTTTTGTAATTGTAGGAATTCCGGAAGTTGATGAAATTCCGTTTCCGATTCACGAATTAAGAAGAAAGGAAATTACAATTTTAAATATTCGCCGACAATCAAAAAAAACTCAAAAGGCCATTGATTTATTATCAAGCGGAAAAATAAATATGGATAAGCTGGTAACTCATCATTTTAAAATGGAAGAGACTAACGAAGCTTTTGAGTTGGTTTCAAATTATAGAGATGGCGTAATGAAGGCTATGATTTCTATTTAA
- a CDS encoding TonB-dependent receptor: MYKLLFLIFFISISLSAQNKPTGNLEGTVLEQSNKSKLIGVNIFIQENEIGTTTNIDGKYKISNLPVGTYTINFTYVGYKKITKTDVIIRSDRTTYLNIEMFSSTIELENVVVESGFFTEVENKPIGTVNFSSEEIRRAPGSAGDVSRIIYGLPSLAKVNDSRNSLIVRGGSPIENSFFIDNIEIPNINHFPVEGSSDGPIGILNVDFIEDVNFYSGGFSPIYGDKLSSIMEISFREGAKDKIQSQLNLSMQGIGGGIEGPIFDKGSYLFSGSISYLDLIIDESETGGAIPHYGDAQTKFVYNLNEKNKLTLLDVFSWDQINLEYENALGTDLTNIYGKTDGITNSAGMNWQFIWGKSGYSNTSISHTFFGYKRDYSETKSKNHLFTNNSAENNIRIRNVNYFKENNFNKFEFGFEGKYNFSKFDVLYEAWEDNYGNPTPRLYINKKLGTSKFALFVQHQLKISENISFEYGGRADYFEYNYHLNFSPRLSISYNLNNGTNLSASAGIFTQEIPENFLIQNDEFKNLKTPISNHLIFGISKMLGESTKLSAEAYYKSYKNFPIDPTQPNMFLFDQSMIDGIFLNHENLVDKGEAFSRGIEIMLQKKLASDFYGMTSISYSKTRYKDLKNIWRDRIYDNIFNFNIEGGYIPNDEWEFKLRWIYAGGAPYTPFDIEKSTELNRGIWDTENINEKRLPDYHSLNVRVDKRFYFSGSSLIIYLSVWNAYGRENIAFYDWNEQTKKVTAQNQWSTMPVLGIDYKF; encoded by the coding sequence ATGTACAAATTACTTTTTCTGATTTTTTTCATTTCAATTTCATTATCTGCACAAAATAAACCGACTGGAAATTTGGAAGGGACCGTTCTAGAACAAAGCAACAAATCTAAATTAATTGGTGTAAATATTTTTATTCAAGAAAATGAAATTGGTACCACAACAAATATTGATGGAAAATATAAAATCTCTAATCTTCCCGTTGGAACTTATACAATTAATTTCACTTACGTTGGTTACAAAAAAATTACAAAAACCGATGTTATTATTCGTTCCGATAGAACAACTTATTTAAATATTGAAATGTTTTCTTCAACTATTGAATTGGAAAATGTTGTTGTGGAAAGCGGGTTTTTTACAGAAGTTGAAAATAAACCAATTGGAACTGTAAATTTTTCTTCGGAAGAAATAAGGCGTGCGCCGGGTTCTGCTGGAGATGTTAGTAGAATAATTTACGGATTGCCATCACTTGCAAAAGTTAATGATTCGCGAAACAGTTTAATTGTGCGCGGCGGAAGTCCAATAGAAAACAGTTTTTTTATAGATAATATTGAAATTCCAAATATAAATCATTTTCCAGTTGAAGGTTCTTCCGATGGGCCAATCGGAATTTTAAATGTCGATTTTATTGAAGATGTAAATTTTTACTCGGGCGGATTCTCTCCAATTTACGGAGATAAACTTTCTTCAATTATGGAAATAAGTTTTCGCGAAGGAGCAAAAGATAAAATTCAATCGCAATTAAATTTAAGTATGCAAGGAATTGGCGGAGGAATTGAAGGACCTATTTTTGATAAAGGTTCTTATTTATTTTCCGGAAGCATTTCTTATTTGGATTTAATTATTGATGAAAGTGAAACTGGCGGAGCAATTCCGCATTATGGTGATGCGCAGACAAAATTTGTTTATAATTTAAATGAAAAAAATAAACTTACCTTGCTTGATGTTTTTTCTTGGGATCAAATTAATTTGGAATATGAAAATGCGCTCGGCACAGATTTAACAAACATTTACGGAAAGACAGATGGAATTACAAACTCAGCCGGAATGAACTGGCAATTTATTTGGGGAAAAAGCGGGTATTCAAATACATCTATTTCTCATACTTTTTTTGGTTATAAAAGAGATTATTCTGAAACAAAATCCAAAAATCATTTATTCACAAATAATTCTGCCGAAAATAATATTCGCATAAGAAATGTAAATTACTTCAAAGAAAATAATTTTAACAAATTTGAATTCGGTTTTGAAGGAAAATATAATTTTAGCAAGTTTGATGTTCTTTACGAAGCTTGGGAAGATAATTACGGAAATCCAACTCCGCGATTGTATATTAATAAAAAATTGGGAACTTCTAAATTTGCTTTGTTTGTTCAGCATCAATTAAAAATTTCTGAAAATATTAGTTTTGAATATGGCGGAAGAGCTGATTATTTTGAATATAACTATCATCTAAATTTTTCTCCACGATTGTCAATTTCATATAATTTAAATAATGGAACCAATCTTTCTGCAAGTGCGGGAATTTTTACACAAGAAATTCCGGAAAATTTTCTCATTCAAAATGATGAATTTAAAAACCTTAAAACACCAATTTCAAATCATCTAATATTTGGAATTAGTAAAATGCTTGGGGAATCAACAAAATTAAGCGCAGAGGCTTATTATAAATCTTATAAAAATTTTCCTATTGATCCAACTCAGCCCAATATGTTTTTGTTTGATCAATCAATGATTGACGGAATATTTTTAAATCATGAAAATTTAGTTGATAAAGGAGAAGCATTTTCGCGCGGAATTGAAATTATGTTGCAGAAAAAATTAGCATCAGATTTTTACGGAATGACAAGCATTTCATATTCCAAAACAAGATATAAAGATTTAAAAAATATTTGGCGAGATAGAATTTATGATAATATTTTTAATTTTAATATTGAAGGCGGTTACATTCCAAATGATGAATGGGAATTTAAACTACGCTGGATATACGCCGGCGGTGCTCCATACACACCTTTCGATATAGAAAAATCTACAGAATTAAACAGGGGAATTTGGGATACGGAAAATATTAATGAAAAAAGATTACCGGATTATCATTCGTTAAACGTTAGAGTTGATAAAAGATTTTATTTTTCCGGTTCAAGTTTAATAATTTATCTTAGTGTTTGGAATGCATACGGTAGAGAAAACATTGCTTTTTACGATTGGAACGAACAAACAAAAAAAGTTACTGCGCAAAATCAATGGAGTACTATGCCTGTTTTGGGAATAGACTATAAATTTTAA